In one window of Shewanella goraebulensis DNA:
- a CDS encoding phosphopentomutase, with translation MKRTFIMMLDSFGVGAATDADKFGDVGSDTFGHIAQACAEGKADIGRQGPLKLPNLAKLGLGHAGFESTGKFADAFGDNVDVIGAYGHADELSSGKDTPSGHWEMAGVPVLYEWGYFSDLTNSFPQELTDKILARAGLTEFLGNCHASGTKILEELGEEHMRSGKPIFYTSADSVFQIACHEETFGLENLYRLCEITREELEPYNIGRVIARPFVGTGPDDFARTGNRHDYAVLPPAPTVLDKLKDAGGEVVSIGKIADIYANSGITQKFKATGLEELFDATLEQVKRAGDNTIVFTNFVDFDSHYGHRRDIAGYAKALEYFDQRLPELLALLNPEDLIVFTADHGCDPSWQGTEHTRERVPVLALGAGLAAGSLGRRNSFADIGQSIASYFGLEPMEYGESFI, from the coding sequence ATGAAACGTACATTTATTATGATGCTGGATTCGTTCGGTGTAGGTGCAGCCACTGACGCTGATAAATTTGGCGATGTGGGTTCTGATACATTCGGTCATATTGCTCAAGCATGTGCAGAAGGTAAAGCAGACATTGGTCGTCAAGGCCCATTGAAACTGCCTAACTTGGCTAAGCTTGGCTTAGGGCATGCGGGTTTTGAAAGCACAGGTAAATTTGCTGACGCTTTTGGCGATAATGTAGATGTTATCGGTGCTTATGGTCATGCAGATGAACTCAGCTCTGGTAAAGATACCCCGAGTGGCCATTGGGAAATGGCGGGTGTACCTGTTCTTTATGAATGGGGTTACTTTTCTGATTTAACCAATTCATTTCCACAAGAGTTAACTGATAAAATCTTAGCTCGTGCCGGTTTAACCGAATTTTTAGGTAATTGTCACGCATCAGGTACTAAAATACTTGAAGAGCTTGGTGAAGAGCATATGCGCTCTGGTAAACCTATTTTCTATACTTCAGCTGATTCGGTATTTCAAATTGCCTGTCATGAAGAAACTTTTGGCTTAGAAAACCTTTATCGTTTATGTGAGATCACTCGTGAAGAGTTAGAACCTTATAATATTGGTCGTGTTATTGCGCGTCCATTTGTAGGTACTGGCCCTGATGATTTCGCTAGAACAGGTAACCGTCATGACTATGCGGTATTACCCCCAGCACCAACTGTACTAGATAAGCTTAAAGATGCCGGTGGTGAAGTGGTGAGTATCGGTAAAATTGCCGATATTTATGCCAACAGTGGTATTACACAAAAGTTTAAGGCAACTGGACTTGAAGAGTTGTTCGATGCAACGCTTGAACAAGTGAAGCGTGCAGGTGATAACACTATCGTGTTCACCAACTTTGTGGATTTTGACTCTCATTATGGCCATCGTCGTGATATCGCAGGTTATGCGAAAGCGTTAGAGTATTTTGACCAACGCTTACCTGAGTTGTTGGCATTATTAAATCCAGAAGATTTAATTGTATTCACTGCTGATCATGGTTGTGATCCAAGCTGGCAAGGTACTGAGCATACTCGTGAGCGGGTGCCCGTGTTGGCATTAGGCGCTGGTTTAGCTGCAGGTTCATTAGGTCGTCGTAATAGTTTTGCTGATATAGGTCAGTCAATTGCTAGTTACTTTGGGCTTGAACCGATGGAATATGGTGAATCTTTCATTTAA
- the deoA gene encoding thymidine phosphorylase: MFLAQEIIRKKRNGEALSNAEIQFFVDGITQNTVSEGQIAAFGMAVYFQDMNMDERIALTTGMRDSGTVLNWDSLSLDGPIIDKHSTGGVGDVISLMLGPMAAACGGYVPMISGRGLGHTGGTLDKFDAIPGYQTEPSSELFRKVVKEAGVAIIGQTGDLVPADKRFYSIRDNTATVESISLITASILSKKLAAGLDALAMDVKVGSGAFMPTYEASEELARSITAVANGAGTKTTALLTDMNQVLASCAGNAVEVREAINFLTGQYRNPRLYEVTMGLCAEMLVLGGIAQNDTDARNKLNTVLDNGKAAEIFGRMVSGLGGPTDFIESYDKYLPHSQIIRPVYASKQGYAHSMDTRELGLAVVTLGGGRRKPGDKLDYSVGLTDVCALGDFVSTDKPIAMVHAQSEAAFDEASAAVQQAIKIEDSAPEKTPEIYRYIRASDL, encoded by the coding sequence ATGTTTCTCGCTCAAGAAATTATTCGTAAAAAACGTAATGGTGAAGCTCTCAGCAATGCTGAAATACAATTTTTTGTAGATGGTATTACTCAAAATACTGTCTCTGAAGGCCAAATTGCCGCTTTTGGTATGGCTGTTTACTTTCAAGATATGAACATGGATGAGCGTATAGCCTTAACTACAGGTATGCGTGATTCTGGTACCGTGCTTAATTGGGATTCATTGTCATTAGATGGTCCAATTATCGACAAGCACAGCACTGGTGGTGTTGGTGATGTAATTAGCTTAATGCTCGGCCCAATGGCTGCGGCGTGTGGCGGTTATGTTCCTATGATTTCTGGCCGCGGTTTAGGCCATACTGGTGGCACACTCGATAAGTTTGATGCAATTCCTGGTTACCAAACCGAACCCTCAAGTGAGTTATTCAGAAAAGTTGTTAAAGAAGCTGGTGTGGCGATTATTGGCCAAACAGGTGATTTAGTCCCTGCCGATAAACGCTTTTACTCAATTCGTGATAACACCGCAACCGTTGAGTCTATTTCGCTTATTACAGCGTCAATTCTATCTAAAAAGCTAGCTGCTGGTCTCGATGCTTTAGCTATGGATGTAAAAGTGGGTAGCGGTGCATTCATGCCAACTTATGAAGCATCTGAAGAGCTTGCTCGCAGCATTACAGCCGTTGCCAATGGCGCTGGAACCAAAACAACAGCGTTATTAACAGACATGAACCAAGTGTTGGCGTCATGTGCTGGTAATGCGGTTGAAGTGCGCGAAGCTATCAACTTCTTAACAGGTCAATACCGTAACCCTCGTCTTTATGAAGTGACGATGGGCTTATGTGCCGAAATGTTAGTGTTAGGTGGTATTGCCCAAAATGATACTGATGCTCGTAATAAGTTAAATACTGTACTTGATAACGGTAAAGCTGCTGAAATATTTGGCCGCATGGTATCTGGTCTTGGCGGGCCGACTGACTTTATCGAGTCATATGATAAATATTTACCTCATTCACAAATAATCCGTCCTGTGTATGCCTCTAAACAAGGTTATGCTCATAGTATGGACACCCGCGAATTAGGATTAGCTGTAGTCACACTAGGTGGTGGGCGTAGAAAACCTGGTGACAAACTAGACTATAGTGTTGGCTTAACTGATGTGTGTGCTTTAGGTGACTTTGTTTCTACTGATAAACCTATTGCTATGGTGCATGCACAATCTGAAGCGGCGTTTGATGAAGCGTCTGCTGCGGTTCAACAAGCGATAAAAATTGAAGATTCAGCGCCTGAAAAAACGCCTGAAATCTATCGCTATATCCGTGCTTCGGATTTATAA
- the deoC gene encoding deoxyribose-phosphate aldolase: MSDLKKAAQLGISLMDLTTLNDDDTDQKVIDLCHKANTAAGHTAAICIYPRFIPIARKTLNELDCEDIKIATVTNFPHGNDDIAIAVLETRAAVAYGADEVDVVFPYRSLMAGNESLGFELVKACKEACGDEAILKVIIESGELKDPALIRKASELSIDAGADFIKTSTGKVPVNATLEAAEIMLTVISEKNRNVGFKPAGGVRDAAQTAEFLGVAERILGAEWISPASFRFGASSLLTSLLHTLDLAEAPQGKQGY; this comes from the coding sequence ATGAGTGATTTAAAAAAAGCAGCACAACTTGGTATCTCTTTAATGGATTTAACCACATTAAACGACGATGATACTGATCAAAAAGTCATAGATTTATGCCACAAAGCGAATACCGCTGCTGGCCATACTGCTGCAATCTGTATTTACCCGCGTTTTATTCCAATTGCTCGAAAAACGTTAAACGAGCTAGATTGTGAAGATATTAAAATTGCTACAGTAACTAACTTCCCGCATGGTAACGACGATATTGCTATTGCAGTATTAGAAACTCGCGCTGCTGTTGCTTATGGCGCAGACGAAGTTGATGTGGTTTTCCCATACCGTTCATTAATGGCTGGTAACGAGTCTTTAGGTTTTGAGCTCGTTAAAGCATGTAAAGAAGCGTGTGGTGATGAAGCTATCTTAAAAGTGATTATCGAATCAGGCGAGCTTAAAGATCCTGCGTTAATCCGTAAAGCTTCTGAGTTATCGATTGATGCAGGTGCTGACTTTATTAAGACGTCAACGGGTAAAGTTCCTGTTAATGCGACATTGGAAGCTGCAGAAATTATGCTGACAGTTATCAGTGAGAAAAACCGTAATGTTGGCTTTAAGCCTGCAGGTGGTGTGCGCGATGCTGCACAAACAGCTGAGTTCTTAGGCGTGGCAGAGCGTATTTTAGGTGCAGAGTGGATTTCTCCAGCTAGCTTCCGTTTTGGTGCATCAAGCTTATTAACTAGCTTACTTCATACTCTAGACCTTGCTGAAGCTCCTCAGGGTAAACAAGGATACTAA
- a CDS encoding nucleoside-specific channel-forming Tsx family protein → MKNVKTLALAATTIAAMSAPAMAADRGEDIRSGDYSWMQFNAMYAFDELPSGGESGHDYLEMEFGGRAGVVDLYGYVDVFNLFTQDSGDKGYGESRMFMKFAPRFSLDAITGLDLSVGPIQEVYFSTLFNWGGGAIGEDVNASFWGLGADVMVPWLGKTGMNLYAHYDMNGKDWNGYQFSANWFKPVHNFDNGTFVAFQGYVDYQFGADDEYGDEFVPMSSNGGAAYFGLHWHSDNYALGYGLKGYKDVYLLEDGAGIVGLETTGWAHYLTATYKF, encoded by the coding sequence ATGAAAAACGTTAAAACTTTAGCTTTAGCTGCTACAACTATCGCTGCAATGTCTGCACCTGCTATGGCTGCTGACCGTGGTGAAGATATCCGTTCTGGTGATTACAGCTGGATGCAGTTCAATGCAATGTACGCATTTGACGAATTACCAAGTGGTGGTGAAAGTGGTCACGATTACTTAGAAATGGAATTTGGCGGCCGCGCTGGTGTTGTTGATTTATACGGTTACGTAGACGTATTCAACTTATTCACTCAAGATTCAGGTGATAAAGGTTACGGTGAAAGCCGTATGTTCATGAAGTTTGCACCTCGTTTCTCTTTAGATGCAATCACAGGTCTTGACCTTTCAGTTGGTCCTATCCAAGAAGTTTACTTCTCTACTCTATTTAACTGGGGTGGTGGAGCAATCGGTGAAGACGTAAATGCTTCATTCTGGGGTTTAGGTGCTGACGTAATGGTTCCATGGTTAGGTAAAACTGGCATGAACTTATACGCTCATTACGACATGAACGGTAAAGACTGGAATGGTTACCAGTTCTCTGCTAACTGGTTCAAACCAGTTCACAACTTTGACAACGGTACTTTCGTAGCGTTCCAAGGTTATGTTGATTACCAGTTCGGTGCTGATGACGAGTACGGTGATGAGTTTGTACCTATGAGCTCTAACGGTGGTGCAGCATACTTCGGTCTACACTGGCATTCAGATAACTACGCACTAGGTTACGGCCTAAAAGGTTACAAAGATGTATACCTTCTTGAAGATGGTGCTGGCATCGTAGGTCTAGAAACAACTGGTTGGGCTCACTACCTAACAGCTACTTACAAGTTCTAA
- a CDS encoding NupC/NupG family nucleoside CNT transporter: MDILMSLVGVVTILAIGYALSNNRKAINIRTVGGALAIQAFFAGFVLYVPVGKDILKGVSDAVSSVIGYAQSGINFLFGDLAQFKVGFIFAVNVLPVIVFFSSLIAVLYYLGIMQWIIRIIGGGLQKALGTSRTESMSATANIFVGQTEAPLVVRPFIATMTNSELFAIMVGGLASIAGSVLAGYAQMGVPIEYLVAASFMAAPGGLMMAKLMHPETEEAKNEMSELPEDPDKPANVLDAAAAGASSGMHLALNVGAMLIAFVGLIAMINGIIGGVTGWFGLEGITLELILGYIFMPLAFLIGVPWNEALVAGSFIGQKIVVNEFVAYLNFAPYLLDASAEGYQVVAETGMMMTDRTKAIISFALCGFANLSSIAILLGGLGAMAPSRRHDLARLGIRAVIAGSLANLMSATLAGLFLAI; this comes from the coding sequence ATGGATATACTAATGAGTCTAGTAGGTGTGGTTACCATACTAGCAATCGGTTATGCACTATCAAATAATAGAAAAGCAATTAATATTCGTACTGTTGGTGGTGCTTTAGCTATCCAAGCTTTCTTTGCGGGTTTTGTTTTATATGTTCCAGTCGGTAAAGACATCTTAAAAGGTGTTTCTGATGCTGTATCAAGCGTTATTGGTTATGCACAAAGTGGTATTAACTTTTTATTCGGCGATTTAGCCCAATTTAAAGTTGGTTTCATTTTCGCAGTTAACGTTTTACCAGTTATCGTATTCTTCTCTTCTCTAATTGCAGTCCTATACTACTTAGGCATTATGCAGTGGATCATCCGTATTATCGGTGGTGGTTTACAAAAAGCATTAGGCACTAGCCGTACTGAGTCTATGTCTGCAACGGCTAACATCTTCGTTGGTCAAACTGAAGCTCCTTTAGTTGTACGTCCTTTCATCGCGACAATGACTAACTCTGAATTATTCGCAATCATGGTTGGTGGTTTAGCATCAATCGCGGGTTCAGTATTAGCTGGTTACGCGCAAATGGGTGTACCAATTGAATACTTAGTTGCTGCATCATTCATGGCCGCTCCTGGTGGTCTGATGATGGCTAAACTAATGCATCCTGAGACTGAAGAAGCTAAGAACGAAATGTCTGAACTTCCTGAAGACCCTGATAAGCCAGCTAACGTATTAGACGCAGCTGCAGCAGGTGCTTCTTCTGGTATGCATTTAGCCCTTAACGTAGGTGCAATGTTGATTGCATTCGTTGGTCTAATCGCAATGATCAACGGTATCATCGGTGGTGTTACTGGTTGGTTCGGTCTTGAAGGTATTACTTTAGAGCTGATCCTTGGCTACATCTTTATGCCTTTAGCATTCTTAATCGGTGTACCTTGGAACGAAGCACTTGTTGCTGGTTCTTTCATCGGTCAGAAGATTGTTGTTAACGAATTCGTAGCATATCTTAACTTTGCTCCTTACTTACTTGACGCATCTGCAGAAGGTTACCAAGTAGTAGCAGAAACAGGCATGATGATGACAGACAGAACCAAAGCGATTATCTCTTTCGCATTATGTGGTTTTGCTAACTTATCTTCTATCGCAATTCTATTAGGTGGTTTAGGTGCTATGGCTCCTAGCCGTCGTCATGACTTAGCTAGACTAGGTATCCGTGCAGTTATTGCCGGTTCTTTAGCTAACTTAATGAGTGCGACTCTAGCAGGTTTATTCTTAGCGATTTAA
- a CDS encoding TatD family hydrolase — translation MIDTHAHLDLADFDHDRKDLFIKMREQGITGAIIPGINELQWQKQIAVATEFNCYFALGIHPWYIPTNLEKSLTLLEQKISKYQGNDYFVALGECGLDKLKPDFTMQLELLSGQLELANQFNLPVILHGVKCHQELCSLLAKYPNSKGGVIHGFYGGPELAKRYIDLGYKLGIGGLLMNPNAKKLRKTIIEIDIKHFLIETDSPSMTPFNATEKRNTPLHLPNFITEIADLQKKTTVFILERLNENASQLFEL, via the coding sequence ATGATTGATACTCACGCTCACCTTGATCTTGCTGATTTTGATCATGACCGCAAAGATTTGTTTATTAAAATGCGTGAACAAGGAATAACTGGGGCCATTATTCCTGGGATAAATGAGCTTCAATGGCAAAAGCAAATAGCTGTAGCTACTGAATTTAACTGCTACTTTGCATTGGGGATCCACCCTTGGTATATCCCAACAAATCTTGAGAAATCATTAACCTTATTGGAACAAAAAATATCAAAATATCAAGGTAATGATTATTTTGTGGCATTGGGAGAATGTGGTTTAGATAAGCTGAAACCAGATTTTACTATGCAATTAGAGTTACTTTCAGGTCAATTAGAATTAGCCAATCAGTTTAATCTTCCTGTCATATTGCATGGGGTAAAATGCCATCAGGAATTGTGTAGTTTATTGGCAAAGTACCCTAATTCTAAAGGCGGAGTTATTCATGGCTTTTATGGTGGACCTGAGCTAGCCAAGCGTTACATTGATTTAGGCTATAAATTAGGGATCGGCGGATTGCTAATGAACCCGAATGCTAAAAAGTTGCGTAAAACGATTATTGAAATAGATATTAAACATTTCTTAATTGAAACAGATTCACCGAGTATGACTCCCTTTAATGCAACAGAAAAACGAAACACACCACTTCATTTACCAAACTTCATCACAGAGATCGCAGATTTACAGAAAAAAACAACTGTTTTTATATTAGAACGCTTGAATGAAAACGCCTCCCAACTGTTTGAGCTATAA
- the prfC gene encoding peptide chain release factor 3, whose protein sequence is MSAHTVEVDKRRTFAIISHPDAGKTTITEKVLLFGQAIQTAGTVKGRGSKQHAKSDWMEMEKDRGISITTSVMQFPYSDCLVNLLDTPGHEDFSEDTYRTLTAVDSCLMVIDSAKGVEDRTRKLMEVTRLRDTPIVTFMNKCDRDIRDPMEVMDEVENELKIACAPITWPIGCGKSFKGIYHIHRDEAVLYQSGLGHMIQEVRTVKGIDNPELDVAIGSELAEILREELELVVGASHEFDLDAFLSGKLSPVYFGTALGNFGVDHVLDGLTEWAPKPQPRATEAKEIQAEDEKFSGFVFKIQANMDPKHRDRVAFMRIVSGKYQKGMKMHHVRAGKDVRISDALTFVAGDREQVEEAYPGDIIGLHNHGTIQIGDTFSQGEKLKFTGIPNFAPEMFRRIRLKDPLKQKQLLKGLVQLAEEGAVQVFRPLDTNDLIVGAVGVLQFEVVVGRLKSEYNVEAIYEGISVSTARWVYCKDERKLEEFRRKCSANLALDGGDNLTYIAPTMVNLNLSMERYPDVEFAKTREN, encoded by the coding sequence ATGTCAGCTCACACAGTCGAGGTCGATAAGCGTCGTACCTTCGCGATTATTTCGCATCCAGATGCCGGTAAGACCACCATTACCGAAAAGGTTCTTTTATTCGGACAAGCTATTCAAACTGCAGGTACCGTTAAAGGCCGTGGCTCTAAGCAACACGCTAAGTCTGACTGGATGGAAATGGAGAAAGATCGTGGTATTTCCATCACGACTTCTGTCATGCAGTTTCCTTATAGTGATTGCTTAGTCAACTTACTTGATACCCCTGGTCACGAAGATTTCTCTGAAGATACATATCGTACTCTAACAGCGGTAGATTCTTGTTTGATGGTTATCGACTCAGCGAAAGGTGTCGAGGACCGCACACGAAAGTTGATGGAAGTGACTCGATTACGAGATACGCCAATTGTGACCTTCATGAATAAATGTGACCGTGATATTCGCGATCCTATGGAAGTCATGGATGAAGTAGAAAATGAGCTGAAAATTGCTTGTGCTCCAATTACTTGGCCTATTGGTTGTGGCAAATCTTTCAAAGGTATTTACCATATTCACCGCGACGAAGCTGTTTTGTATCAATCTGGTTTAGGCCACATGATCCAAGAAGTTCGCACAGTGAAAGGTATTGATAACCCTGAGTTAGATGTTGCTATTGGTAGCGAACTTGCTGAAATCTTACGTGAAGAATTAGAGCTTGTTGTTGGTGCTTCTCATGAGTTTGATTTAGATGCATTTCTCAGTGGTAAATTGTCGCCTGTTTATTTTGGTACGGCATTAGGTAACTTTGGTGTTGATCATGTTCTAGACGGGTTAACTGAGTGGGCTCCTAAGCCACAACCTCGCGCTACAGAAGCAAAAGAGATTCAAGCTGAAGATGAAAAGTTCAGTGGTTTTGTATTTAAAATTCAAGCCAACATGGATCCTAAGCATCGTGACCGCGTTGCTTTCATGCGCATTGTATCTGGTAAATACCAAAAAGGTATGAAGATGCACCACGTTCGTGCAGGTAAAGATGTACGTATTTCAGATGCGTTAACTTTTGTTGCTGGCGACCGTGAGCAAGTCGAAGAAGCCTATCCTGGCGATATTATCGGCCTACATAACCACGGTACTATTCAAATTGGTGATACCTTCTCTCAAGGTGAGAAGCTTAAGTTTACTGGTATTCCAAACTTCGCCCCTGAAATGTTCCGTCGTATTCGCTTAAAAGATCCATTAAAGCAAAAGCAATTACTGAAAGGCTTAGTTCAGCTTGCTGAAGAAGGGGCTGTGCAAGTCTTCAGACCGCTTGATACCAATGATTTGATTGTAGGCGCTGTTGGTGTACTGCAATTTGAAGTGGTTGTTGGCCGTCTTAAGAGTGAATACAACGTAGAAGCAATATATGAAGGCATTAGTGTATCTACTGCGCGTTGGGTTTACTGTAAGGATGAGCGTAAACTAGAAGAGTTCCGTCGTAAATGTAGCGCTAATTTAGCCTTAGATGGCGGTGATAACTTAACTTACATCGCACCAACTATGGTTAATCTGAATTTGTCGATGGAGCGTTATCCAGACGTCGAATTTGCCAAGACTCGTGAGAACTAA
- the nlpI gene encoding lipoprotein NlpI: MEQKLRTTVVALCVGASMLLSGCASLSGSADSAAAGKVMVAPSVPDYKLEVTLAKLNEILGTMELTAEQRARFHYDRGVIYDSVGLRLLARIDFHQAIKLQPNLADAYNFLGIYYTQEGEFESAYESFDGVLELSPEYDYAYLNRGIALYYGERYELAAQDMQAFLAKEPSDGYRALWLYLVDSPRSVENAQLALVENRKSLNDQAWSTVLVDYYLGTLTKEQVFEAAKENLTQPKEYTERLCETYFYLAKKAVEQQDYELAIDYYRLTLATNIYDFVEHRYARIELAQTQQKIAEIEMAKTQ; the protein is encoded by the coding sequence ATGGAACAGAAATTACGTACCACAGTTGTCGCATTATGTGTGGGTGCCAGTATGTTATTGTCAGGTTGTGCTTCTTTATCTGGTAGTGCAGATAGTGCTGCTGCAGGCAAAGTGATGGTGGCTCCTAGTGTCCCTGACTACAAGTTAGAAGTGACTCTGGCTAAGCTCAATGAGATTTTGGGCACAATGGAACTGACCGCAGAGCAACGCGCTCGTTTTCATTATGACCGTGGTGTGATTTACGACAGTGTAGGACTTCGTTTATTAGCTCGGATTGATTTCCATCAAGCAATTAAACTTCAGCCGAACCTTGCAGATGCCTATAACTTTCTAGGGATTTATTACACTCAAGAAGGTGAATTTGAAAGTGCTTATGAGTCTTTCGATGGTGTTTTAGAGTTATCTCCTGAGTATGATTATGCCTATTTAAATCGTGGTATCGCCTTATATTACGGTGAGCGCTATGAGCTAGCAGCACAAGACATGCAGGCTTTTTTAGCAAAAGAACCATCTGATGGATATCGTGCATTATGGTTATATTTAGTGGACTCTCCTCGAAGTGTTGAAAATGCTCAATTAGCATTAGTTGAGAACAGAAAATCATTAAACGATCAAGCTTGGTCAACTGTACTGGTTGATTACTATTTAGGTACTTTGACTAAAGAGCAAGTTTTCGAGGCGGCTAAAGAGAATTTGACTCAGCCTAAAGAATATACTGAGCGTTTATGTGAAACCTATTTTTACTTGGCTAAGAAAGCGGTAGAGCAACAAGATTATGAATTAGCGATTGATTATTATCGTCTAACGTTAGCAACCAATATTTATGATTTTGTTGAACATCGTTACGCGCGAATAGAGCTTGCACAAACTCAGCAAAAAATAGCTGAAATAGAAATGGCAAAGACTCAATAG
- the pnp gene encoding polyribonucleotide nucleotidyltransferase has protein sequence MNPIVKSFEYGQHTVTLETGVIARQADAAVLASMGDTTVLVTVVGKKAADPSRDFFPLTVNYQEKTYAAGKIPGGFFKREGRPSEDETLIARLIDRPIRPLFPNGFKNEVQVIITVVSVDPQIEPDMVAMIGTSAALSISGLPFNGPIGAARVGYIDGEYLLNPTVDQIAESDLDLVVAGTESAVLMVESEAKSLAEEIMLGAVTYGHDQQQVVVQAIAEFKAEAGKPAWDWTAPVQDQDLVAQIKELAEEGLTAAYQIEVKQDRYAQVGVVKAAAKEALIANNPDVDTREVDGLLGSLEKKVVRGRIISGKPRIDGREPDMIRALNVLAGVLPRTHGSSLFTRGETQALVTCTLGTERDAQKIDSIMGERTNRFMLHYNFPPYSVGETGMVGSPKRREIGHGKLAWRGMAAVMPSAEEFPYSVRVVSEITESNGSSSMASVCGTSLALMDAGVPIKTSVAGIAMGLVKEGDDFVVLSDILGDEDHLGDMDFKVAGTRDGITALQMDIKIEGITKEIMDIALQQAYGARVHILNVMDQAIAGPREDISDHAPRITTIKINPEKIRDVIGKGGATIRALTEETGTTIELDDNGVVKIASSNGDATKEAIRRIEEITAEVEVGRIYKGKVIRIVDFGAFVNILPGKDGLVHISQISEERVANVSDHLEMNQEVDVKVMEVDRQGRVRLSIKEANAKEEAAAE, from the coding sequence GTGAATCCAATAGTAAAGAGTTTTGAGTATGGTCAACATACCGTCACCTTAGAAACAGGTGTTATTGCACGTCAAGCAGACGCTGCAGTTCTAGCGAGCATGGGCGACACAACTGTATTAGTAACAGTTGTTGGTAAAAAAGCAGCGGATCCTAGCCGTGACTTTTTCCCATTAACAGTTAACTACCAAGAAAAGACCTACGCAGCAGGTAAAATCCCTGGTGGTTTCTTCAAGCGCGAAGGCCGTCCTTCTGAAGATGAAACACTGATTGCTCGTTTAATCGACCGTCCAATTCGTCCTTTATTCCCGAACGGTTTTAAAAACGAAGTTCAAGTGATCATTACAGTTGTTTCTGTTGATCCTCAAATTGAACCTGACATGGTTGCAATGATTGGTACTTCAGCTGCACTGTCTATTTCAGGTCTTCCATTCAATGGTCCTATCGGCGCGGCTCGCGTTGGTTACATTGATGGTGAATACTTATTAAACCCAACTGTAGATCAAATTGCTGAAAGTGATCTTGATTTAGTTGTTGCTGGTACAGAATCAGCAGTACTTATGGTTGAGTCAGAAGCTAAATCATTAGCTGAAGAAATCATGCTTGGCGCTGTGACTTACGGTCATGACCAACAACAAGTTGTTGTTCAAGCTATTGCAGAATTCAAAGCAGAAGCTGGCAAGCCTGCATGGGATTGGACTGCTCCAGTTCAAGATCAAGACTTAGTTGCTCAAATTAAAGAGTTAGCTGAAGAAGGCCTGACTGCTGCTTACCAAATCGAAGTTAAGCAAGATCGTTATGCACAAGTTGGTGTTGTTAAAGCTGCTGCTAAAGAAGCATTAATTGCAAACAACCCTGATGTGGATACTCGCGAAGTTGATGGTTTACTTGGCAGTCTTGAGAAAAAAGTTGTTCGTGGTCGTATCATCAGTGGCAAGCCACGTATCGATGGCCGTGAACCAGATATGATCCGTGCATTGAATGTATTAGCTGGTGTACTTCCACGTACTCACGGTAGCTCATTGTTCACTCGTGGTGAAACTCAAGCACTAGTAACTTGTACTTTAGGTACAGAACGTGATGCACAAAAGATTGATAGCATCATGGGCGAGCGCACTAACCGCTTTATGCTTCACTATAACTTCCCTCCATACTCTGTTGGTGAAACAGGTATGGTAGGTTCACCTAAGCGTCGCGAAATCGGTCATGGTAAGTTAGCTTGGCGTGGTATGGCTGCAGTTATGCCATCTGCTGAAGAATTCCCATACAGTGTTCGTGTAGTATCTGAAATTACTGAGTCAAACGGTTCAAGCTCTATGGCTTCTGTTTGTGGTACTTCATTAGCATTAATGGATGCGGGTGTACCAATCAAGACTTCAGTTGCTGGTATTGCAATGGGTCTAGTTAAAGAAGGCGATGACTTTGTTGTTCTTTCTGACATCTTAGGTGATGAAGATCACTTAGGTGACATGGACTTTAAAGTTGCTGGTACTCGTGACGGTATTACTGCTCTTCAGATGGATATCAAGATTGAAGGTATCACTAAAGAGATTATGGATATCGCACTTCAGCAAGCATATGGCGCACGTGTTCATATCCTAAACGTAATGGATCAAGCAATTGCTGGTCCACGTGAAGATATCTCAGACCACGCTCCACGTATCACGACTATCAAGATTAATCCTGAGAAAATCCGTGATGTGATTGGTAAAGGTGGTGCTACGATTCGTGCACTTACTGAAGAAACTGGAACTACGATCGAGCTTGATGATAATGGTGTAGTTAAGATTGCCTCTTCAAATGGCGATGCTACGAAAGAAGCTATCCGTCGTATCGAAGAAATCACAGCTGAAGTTGAAGTTGGTCGTATCTACAAAGGTAAAGTTATCCGTATCGTTGATTTCGGTGCGTTTGTTAACATCTTACCTGGTAAAGATGGCTTAGTTCATATTTCACAAATCAGTGAAGAGCGTGTTGCTAACGTTTCTGACCACCTTGAAATGAATCAAGAAGTCGACGTTAAAGTGATGGAAGTTGACCGTCAAGGTCGCGTAAGACTTTCTATCAAAGAAGCTAACGCAAAAGAAGAAGCTGCTGCGGAATAA